The Phoenix dactylifera cultivar Barhee BC4 chromosome 9, palm_55x_up_171113_PBpolish2nd_filt_p, whole genome shotgun sequence genome window below encodes:
- the LOC103701116 gene encoding glutamine synthetase cytosolic isozyme 2-like, with amino-acid sequence MSLLSDLLNLNLSDCMEKVIAEYIWVGGSGMDIRSKARTLSGLVSDPSRLPRWNYDGSSTGQAPGEDSEVILCPQAIFKDPFRRGNNILVMCDCRTPDGEPIPSNKRSNAAKIFSHPDVSAEEPWYGIEQEYTLLQKDVKWPIGWPVGGYPGPQGPYYCGVGAEKSFGRDIVDSHYKACLYAGINISGINGEVMPGQWEFQVGPAVGISAADQLWVARYILERIAEIAGVVLSFDPKPIQGDWNGAGAHTNYSTKSMRSDGGYEVIKKAIEKLGLRHKEHIAAYGEGNERRLTGRHETADINTFVWGVANRGASIRVGRDTEKSGKGYFEDRRPSSNMDPYVVTSMIAETTILWKPN; translated from the exons ATGTCTCTACTCTCAGATCTCCTCAACCTCAACCTCTCCGACTGCATGGAGAAGGTCATTGCCGAATACATCTG GGTTGGAGGATCCGGTATGGACATCCGGAGCAAAGCAAGG ACGCTCTCAGGGCTTGTCAGTGATCCCAGCAGGCTTCCAAGGTGGAATTACGATGGTTCGAGCACTGGCCAAGCTCCTGGGGAAGACAGCGAAGTGATTCTATG TCCTCAAGCCATTTTCAAGGACCCTTTCAGGCGGGGAAACAACATTCTT GTCATGTGTGATTGTCGCACACCTGATGGCGAGCCGATACCCAGCAACAAGAGATCCAATGCTGCTAAAATTTTCAGCCATCCTGATGTTTCTGCTGAAGAACCTTG GTATGGAATAGAGCAAGAGTATACTCTTCTTCAGAAAGATGTGAAATGGCCTATTGGGTGGCCTGTCGGAGGCTATCCTGGTCCTCAG GGCCCATATTATTGTGGTGTTGGCGCAGAGAAATCTTTCGGGCGCGACATAGTCGATTCCCATTACAAAGCCTGTCTTTACGCAGGGATTAACATAAGTGGCATCAATGGAGAAGTCATGCCTGGACAG TGGGAATTTCAAGTCGGTCCCGCTGTTGGAATCTCTGCTGCTGATCAATTATGGGTTGCTCGCTACATACTGGAG CGAATTGCTGAAATTGCAGGCGTGGTGCTCTCTTTTGATCCAAAGCCAATTCAG GGTGATTGGAATGGTGCTGGTGCTCACACAAATTACAG CACCAAGTCCATGAGAAGTGATGGAGGGTATGAAGTCATAAAGAAGGCAATCGAAAAGCTTGGCCTGCGGCACAAAGAGCACATTGCTGCCTATGGAGAAGGTAATGAGCGCCGGCTTACCGGGCGGCATGAGACTGCTGATATCAACACCTTCGTCTGG GGAGTTGCGAACCGCGGGGCATCCATTCGTGTTGGCCGCGACACTGAGAAGAGTGGCAAAG GATATTTTGAAGATAGAAGGCCTTCTTCCAACATGGACCCCTATGTGGTCACATCAATGATTGCAGAGACTACCATCCTCTGGAAACCAAATTAA
- the LOC103701107 gene encoding phosphoglucomutase, cytoplasmic 2, producing the protein MVMFTVTRKETSPFEGQKPGTSGLRKKVTLFKQPNYLHNFVQSTFDALSAGKVTGATIVVSGDGRYFSKDAIQVIIKMAAANGVRRIWVGQNGLLSTPAVSAVIRERVGADGSKATGAFILTASHNPGGPHEDFGIKYNMENGGPAPEAITDKIFANTKIIKEYLIAEDLPDVDISVLGVSSFGGPEGPFDVEVFDSTSDYVTLMKTIFDFKSIQKLLACPKFTFCYDALHGVAGIYAKHIFVEELGANESSLINCTPKEDFGGGHPDPNLTYAKELVARMGLGKSGPQGEPPEFGAAADGDADRNMILGKRFFVTPSDSVAIIAANAVQAIPYFTSGLKGVARSMPTSAALDIVAKNLNLKFFEVPTGWKFFGNLMDAGLCSICGEESFGTGSDHIREKDGIWAVLAWLSILAYRNKDKLDGEKLVMVEDIVLQHWATYGRHYYTRYDYENVDAGAAKELMEHLVNLQSSLPDVNKIIREVRPNVSNVVQADEFEYKDPVDDSISKHQGIRYLFEDGSRLVFRLSGTGSEGATIRVYIEQYEKDPMKTGRDSQEALAPLVGVALKLSKMQEFTGRSAPTVIT; encoded by the exons GTGCTACAATTGTTGTTTCTGGTGATGGCCGTTATTTCTCAAAGGATGCTATTCAG GTTATTATCAAAATGGCAGCTGCTAATGGAGTAAGACGTATTTGGGTGGGACAAAATGGTTTACTGTCAACACCAGCAGTTTCAGCTGTTATACGTGAAAGAGTTGGTGCAGAT GGATCTAAGGCAACAGGAGCTTTTATATTGACAGCAAGTCACAACCCTGGTGGTCCGCATGAG GATTTTGGAATCAAGTACAACATGGAAAATGGAGGGCCTGCTCCAGAGGCTATTACTGATAAGATCTTTGCAAATactaaaattataaaagaaTACTTAATTGCAGAAGATCTTCCAGAT GTAGATATTTCTGTTTTAGGTGTAAGTAGCTTCGGTGGGCCTGAAGGACCTTTTGATGTGGAGGTCTTTGATTCAACCAGTGATTATGTAACATTGATGAA GACAATTTTTGACTTCAAGTCCATTCAAAAGCTGCTTGCATGTCCAAAGTTCACATTCTG TTATGATGCACTTCATGGTGTTGCTGGAATTTATGCGAAACACATTTTTGTTGAAGAGCTTGGTGCAAATGAAAGTTCACTTATAAATTGCACACCTAAG GAAGACTTTGGAGGTGGTCACCCAGATCCTAATCTGACATATGCAAAGGAATTAGTTGCACGAATGGGACTGGGTAAATCAGGCCCTCAAGGTGAACCACCTGAGTTTGGTGCTGCAGCTGATGGTGATGCGGATCGTAACATGATCCTTGGCAAAAG ATTTTTTGTAACTCCATCGGATTCTGTTGCCATAATTGCTGCAAATGCTGTTCAAGCCATTCCATATTTCACCTCTGGTTTGAAGGGGGTTGCCAG GAGCATGCCAACATCAGCTGCCCTTGATATTGTGGCAAAAAATCTAAATCTTAAATTTTTTGAg GTACCAACTGGTTGGAAATTTTTTGGGAACTTGATGGATGCTGGCCTTTGTTCAATCTGTGGTGAAGAGAGCTTTGGAACAG GTTCGGATCATATTCGTGAAAAGGATGGTATCTGGGCAGTTCTAGCTTGGCTTTCTATTCTTGCTTATAGAAACAAGGACAAACTTGATGGGGAGAAGCTGGTCATGGTTGAAGATATAGTTCTTCAGCATTGGGCCACTTATGGTCGTCACTATTATACTCGATATGACTACGAG AATGTTGATGCTGGTGCGGCTAAGGAACTTATGGAACATTTGGTCAACCTGCAATCATCTCTTCCTGATGTCAACAA GATTATCAGGGAGGTAAGACCAAATGTCTCAAATGTGGTCCAAGCGGATGAATTTGAATACAAGGATCCTGTGGATGACTCTATCTCAAAGCATCAGGGAATCCGATATCTCTTTGAGGATGGATCACGACTG GTTTTCCGCCTCTCTGGGACTGGCTCCGAAGGTGCAACCATTCGAGTCTACATTGAGCAATATGAGAAGGACCCTATGAAGACTGGGAGGGATTCACAAGAAGCACTTGCTCCACTT GTGGGCGTGGCGCTTAAGCTTTCAAAGATGCAAGAGTTCACAGGCCGATCTGCTCCCACTGTTATCACATAA